The stretch of DNA AATGGCTAGCTCGTTTATTTAGCAATTGAGTTGCATGACTGTGTCCTGATGGTACCCATATTTTTACTTTTCCTCTGGTTCTTTGGCACTGTATGAGCAGCATGAGCTTATTTTCTTCATAGCTATTGGATCATcacgtggtaaattttttgtctgCACAAGGCACTAAAATTTCCCTTTTCAAGGATTCTATTCTGAACAAATATCATTTGTGCCCTGTAAAAATTGTATgccaacaatatgatgcatgtaGATGGCTGATCGACGTTGCTTGTCTGAGCGACAAGGCCATCATCTGCAATCAAATGgtgcaattgatcttgaagttgATGGTGGGACTACAGGTCTTCATCCAGAAATAGGTAAGTTCTGATGTTACAGTGACACTGATAAACTTAGATatgcaattttattttattttttgatcTGTTATTGATTTAGAAACTAAATTTGTACAATTATGTTGAATATCTAGGAATCACAAAAGGTAACTCTCGAGCCAAATGGAGTCACCAAATGAAGCTGTACCTTATTAAACTCCTAAAAGATCACGATGTGCCTGGTTTTCGGACACAGAATGCTTGGAGCAAGGAGGCATGGAATAATATTCTTCATCAACTCAATCAAAAGTTTGATCAGTCATTTACTCTCAACCAAGTCAAACAGAAGGAGCAAGATCTAAAGAGAGACTATCGTACTGTGAAAAAGTTGTTGGATGTAAGTGGCTTTGGATGGGATAAGGACAGAAAAATGGTAGACGCACCTGATAGTGTTTGGGCAAGCTTTACTGCTCGTACGAACAGCAAGGATGCTCTCCAATGGAAAGAAAGATCATTTCCCTTTTATGAAGAATTAGCTCCACTCTATGAAGGTGACTTCAACATAATATTCACAATTCCATTGTAGCTATTTTACCTTGCAGCCTAAACTTTGTATATAATGTTTGATTGTTCTAAGCAAGTCTTTGGAACTATTCTCTAGGTTGTTATGCTGAAGGGAGAACTCGCCAAGGCATGGACCATTATACTagcaagaggaagtatgcaccAGTTCCCTTGTCACAGTTGACACAGATGGCTGATCTCGATCAATCACCATCACCTACTATGCCGGTTACCGGTGAGTCGGACATGCGGTTTACTTTAGATGAAGAACTTGAGGAAACCAACTTGGATTCTCCCCTGCATCTATCCACACCTATTCAGCATGTGCAAGCCCCTCCAAGATCCACACAAATGGAGAAACATGACACTAGGCGTGGGAAAAAACAGAAGCGTAGTGCTACTGATGACTTCCATGAGAAGTATTTAAAACTGAAGAAGGAAGAAATTGATCGATTTGCTGTCATTGAGGAGAAGAAGCTAGAGGACCCCTACAGCATCAACAAGTGTATCACAGCAATTGAAGGCTTGGAAGGTCTACAACTAGGAGATATGCTGATGGCATCAGATATCTTCAAATGTAAGGAGAACAGGGAAGTTTTCTTGTCCTACTCTACTAATGAATACGGTTGGCTTGgcttaaaagagagattgcatgTGCCCAAACAAATGATCAAAATTAGCCATTGTGGTGGACTGGTGGTGATCCACTATGATCAGAGGTCATATTTTAGGGAAGCTTTTGGTCTGTGGGTGTCATATACTTTTGTCTAGTTAAATTGGTCATAGAACTGACCATGATGGTTTAGTATATTTTGGTAGGTATGTCGAGAGACTTTTGGTTAGGCATGCAGCAAAACTAGCTTGATCATAAGCATGAAGTCCAAGAATGGTATTACAACTTGCATCTCATATTTCAAGTACATGAATGGTAGCAGAACTTGGATAAAATATTACATATTCTGAGATCTTCGTGATACATATTGTGCCCACATTTGCTGTGCTATATAATCTCGTTTTTGATTCCCAGCTTCTCTAGAGTAATTAAAAGCATGTATATCATTGTGATAGTTGTGGTCTCCACTTGGCACATCAACAAATTGTTCTTGATCAATCTCCACAGTAGTATTCTCAGGCCATGAAAAATCTCCATCATGCAAACGTATGAAATTGTGCAGCACACAACTAGCAACTGATATGTCAATTTGTTTGGTCACCGAGTTATGTGAAGCCACTCTCAATATCGGAAATCTCATTTTTAGTATACCAATAATCCTCTCGATATGATTTCGGAGTTGTGCATGTCGTAGGTTGAATAATTCCTTGTAATTTCTTGGCCTTTGGCGAGCTCTTCCTTGTTCTTGCAAGTGGTACCTAGTACCACGATATGGAGCCAAAAATTGTGGTGTGTTTGCATAACCAGCATCTACAAGGTAAAAATTTTCGGGGGGTACTTGAAAACCATGGTTAAGTGCATCCTGTAGGACTCTTGCATCTGAAGCCGATCCCTCCCAACCAGCATGCACATGCACAAACTTCGGATCAAAATCACATGCTACCATAACATTTTGCGACAATGTTTGCTTCC from Triticum urartu cultivar G1812 chromosome 3, Tu2.1, whole genome shotgun sequence encodes:
- the LOC125542274 gene encoding uncharacterized protein LOC125542274, whose product is MADRRCLSERQGHHLQSNGAIDLEVDGGTTGLHPEIGITKGNSRAKWSHQMKLYLIKLLKDHDVPGFRTQNAWSKEAWNNILHQLNQKFDQSFTLNQVKQKEQDLKRDYRTVKKLLDVSGFGWDKDRKMVDAPDSVWASFTARTNSKDALQWKERSFPFYEELAPLYEGCYAEGRTRQGMDHYTSKRKYAPVPLSQLTQMADLDQSPSPTMPVTGESDMRFTLDEELEETNLDSPLHLSTPIQHVQAPPRSTQMEKHDTRRGKKQKRSATDDFHEKYLKLKKEEIDRFAVIEEKKLEDPYSINKCITAIEGLEGLQLGDMLMASDIFKCKENREVFLSYSTNEYGWLGLKERLHVPKQMIKISHCGGLVVIHYDQRSYFREAFGLWVSYTFV